One Marasmius oreades isolate 03SP1 chromosome 2, whole genome shotgun sequence DNA segment encodes these proteins:
- a CDS encoding uncharacterized protein (BUSCO:EOG09262JZW) produces the protein MSTIPPQDMPLTNAPASTSSNPIFQATQLPSSQPPQKSMTKAERRELQDRQRAAKQQQGTSIGGGGGSASGQKQAGGQRHKDLLSSSSKPPPKSSAPKNNRPRSESSALRPAADTGTGDDLSSSRKGLRIFSHFGLSELPTKQVKIAEGDLVHPAVARLALMFGEFKICGANARCIATLTAFKTVIQDYTTPPNTTLSRHLMSYLSPQITHLVVARPMSVTMGNAIRQLKLEISGSDIDLPEQDAKDALCQKIDNYIRDRIIIADQVIEDLAVKKIRDGDVILTYARSSIVEKILLHAHTLGKKFSVIIIDSRPLLEGKQLLRSLSSLPSPSPHSFQPGIQCTYALLPALPSLIQDVSTVLVGAHSLHANGSVYSRAGTAMVAMMAREHGVPVMVCCETYKFSESVVLDGFGKNELAPNKLSLPSPRSNLYPNLEVLNPLYDATPSSCVTAVCTEVGLIPPTSISSIPLALGKTTL, from the exons ATGTCGACGATTCCACCGCAAGATATGCCTCTTACAAATGCACCAGCTTCAACATCCTCAAATCCCATATTTCAAGCTACGCAACTACCATCTTCCCAACCTCCCCAGAAATCCATGACCAAAGCTGAACGTCGAGAACTTCAGGACCGTCAAAGGGCCGCGAAACAGCAGCAAGGTACTTCTataggaggtggaggtggaagtgCCAGTGGACAGAAGCAGGCTGGTGGACAGAGGCACAAGGATCTATTGTCATCTTCATCGAAACCCCCGCCGAAATCCTCTGCACCGAAAAATAATCGACCAAGATCGGAGAGCTCTGCGCTACGACCTGCTGCTGATACTGGGACCGGAGATGACTTATCTTCGTCCCGGAAAGGGCTTCGGATTTTTTCACATTTCGGGCTATCCGAACTTCCGACAAAACAAGTCAAGATCGCGGAAGGCGATCTCGTACATCCAGCTGTAGCAAGGTTGGCTCTCATGTTTGGAGAATTTAAAATATGTGGCGCAAATGCTCGATGCATTGCTACGCTGACTGCTTTCAAAACT GTGATCCAAGACTACACAACTCCCCCTAATACTACTCTCTCGCGACATCTAATGAGCTATCTCTCTCCACAAATCACCCATCTAGTCGTGGCACGACCGATGAGTGTGACTATGGGGAATGCTATTCGACAACTCAAGCTAGAAATTAGTGGAAGTGATATTGATTTGCCTGAACAGGAC GCTAAAGATGCACTGTGTCAAAAAATAGACAACTATATACGGGATCGCATTATCATCGCTGACCAGGTTATAGAAGACTTAGCAGTGAAGAAGATCAGAGACGGAGACGTCATTTTGACTTATGCGAG GTCGTCCATTGTTGAAAAAATCCTCCTTCATGCACATACTCTGGGGAAGAAGTTTTCGGTCATCATCATAGATTCTCGGCCCTTGCTCGAAGGCAAACAACTTTTACGTTCACTTTCATCGTTGCCTTCTCCATCACCTCATTCTTTCCAGCCCGGCATACAATGCACATACGCTCTTCTTCCTGCGCTGCCCTCGCTCATCCAAGACGTGTCGACAGTTCTTGTAGGTGCCCATTCTCTCCATGCGAATGGGAGCGTATACTCGAGAGCAGGTACCGCAATGGTAGCGATGATGGCTCGGGAGCATGGTGTTCCGGTAATGGTGTGCTGTGAGACCTACAAATTTAGCGAGAGCGTAGTCTTAGATGGATTTGGGAAAAATGAACTAG CACCGAATAAATTGTCTCTTCCATCACCGAGATCCAATTTGTATCCAAACTTGGAAGTATTGAATCCCTTATACGATGCAACGCCATCTTCCTGTGTGACGGCGGTGTGTACGGAGGTTGGATTGATTCCTCCTACAAGTATCAGCTCAATTCCTCTCGCCCTCGGGAAAACAACCTTGTAG